The Flavobacteriales bacterium DNA window CCTCACAGGTGGACTTCATGCCCAATTGGGAGGAAACAACGCCTATATGGTGACCGACCTGGTCAATTCTGCACGCGTAGCAGGACTTGGAGGTAAATTCATTTCTGTCTGGGATCCTGATGTGGACCTCGCTTTATGGAATCCGGCCCTACTCGATAGTGTGGATGGTGGTCAGCTCTCGATGAATTACGGGAGTATTTTCGCAGATGTGGGACAAGCATCCGCCAGCTATGCCCATCACCAGAGCGAGTACGGAACTTGGGCGGCACATCTCAATTACTTATCCTATGGGGATTTCTCCGAGCGCGATGAGTTCAATCAGGAATTAGGAACCTTCTCCGCCTCTGACCTGGTCCTCACGCTGAGTCACGGACGCAGCATCGATTCACTCTTCCGGGTCGGGGCCAATATCAAGTTCATTCATTCCCAACTCGAGCAGTACCGGTCATCGGCTATTGCAGCCGATCTGGCCGCTACCTACAGAAGCAAGAATCAGGATTTCATGATGGGGCTGGTCGTGCGGAATCTGGGAGTGCCATTGAGCCAGTACACCGAAGGTGTGAAAGAGCAATTGCCGATCGGTATCGATCTGGGCTTGACCAAGCGCTTGAGCCGTTCTCCTCTGCGCATGACCCTGACCTTTTCCGATCTTCAACAATGGGACCTGAGCTATATCGATCCGGCCGATATCGGACAGACAGATCCTTTGACTGGTGAAGAGATCCCGGTAGAGGAGGCCGATCTGGCCGAGCAGATATTATTGCATGTCAACGGCAGCATGGAATTCCTATTGGGGGAGAATTTCCACTTGCGATTGGGCTATGATTTCAGAAGGCGTAGCGAGTTGGCACTGAGCAACCGTCCGGGCGGTGCAGGTCTCTCATGGGGCCTAGGACTCAAGATCGCACGAATGCGTATCAGTTATGGGCGGGTGGTGTATAACCAAGCTGGAGCTACCAATCACATCGGTCTCAACCTTCGTTGGGCCGACTTCAGGAAAACAAGCTAAAGGCTCGCTTGTCCTTCTTCTCTTTCACTAGAAACGTACTTTAGCGCTCTCATTTTTTAGAACGATTCCTATGTCATCGAACGATACCATCCGCAAATGCTTGATCATCGGTAGTGGACCTGCCGGATACACAGCTGCCATCTACGCTGCACGGGCCGATATGAAGCCATTGCTATACACCGGAATGGAGCCCGGAGGGCAGTTGACCCAGACCACCGATGTGGACAATTATCCCGGTTATCCCGAGGGCATTTCCGGCCCCGTGATGATGGAGGAGTTCAAGGCCCAGGCCGAGCGATTCGATACCGAAGTACGCATAGGTCATGTGACCGAAGTGGATTTCACCGGACCTGTACATAAGGTCTGTGTAGATGGAAAGGAATGGATCGAAGCCCATACGATCATCATCTCCACCGGAGCGAGTGCCAAGTGGCTCGGGCTGGAATCGGAGATTCGGCTGAGAGATATCGGAGGAGGAGTTTCTGCTTGTGCTGTATGTGATGGCTTCTTCTACAAAGGCCAGGATGTGGCCATCGTAGGAGCTGGAGATACCGCTGCTGAAGAGGCATCCTATCTCGCCAAGCTCTGTAACAAGGTCTACATGCTGGTGAGAAGGGATGAGATGCGTGCTTCGAGAGCCATGCAGCATCGCGTGAATTCTTTGGAGAACATCGAGATCCTGTGGAATACCGAAACGCTCGAAGTGCTTGGAGAAGACAGTGTCACAGGAGTACGTGTGGTCAACAACAAGACCCAGGAAGAATCGACACTCGATGTCACCGGATTTTTCGTAGCCATTGGTCATAAGCCCAATACCGACATCTTCAAAGGATGGCTCGATATCGATGAGGTCGGCTATATCATTCCGGAACCCGGATCGGCCAAGACCAAGATCGATGGAGTATTCGTTTCAGGAGATGCCGCAGACAAGGTCTATCGTCAGGCAGTCACTGCTGCGGGCACCGGTTGTATGGCCGCACTGGATGCAGAGCGCTATCTAGCTGCTAAAGGCATCCACTGATCCTTTAGTCCAATCTCCAGAAATGGGGCGTGAAG harbors:
- the porQ gene encoding type IX secretion system protein PorQ, producing the protein LTGGLHAQLGGNNAYMVTDLVNSARVAGLGGKFISVWDPDVDLALWNPALLDSVDGGQLSMNYGSIFADVGQASASYAHHQSEYGTWAAHLNYLSYGDFSERDEFNQELGTFSASDLVLTLSHGRSIDSLFRVGANIKFIHSQLEQYRSSAIAADLAATYRSKNQDFMMGLVVRNLGVPLSQYTEGVKEQLPIGIDLGLTKRLSRSPLRMTLTFSDLQQWDLSYIDPADIGQTDPLTGEEIPVEEADLAEQILLHVNGSMEFLLGENFHLRLGYDFRRRSELALSNRPGGAGLSWGLGLKIARMRISYGRVVYNQAGATNHIGLNLRWADFRKTS
- the trxB gene encoding thioredoxin-disulfide reductase, whose product is MSSNDTIRKCLIIGSGPAGYTAAIYAARADMKPLLYTGMEPGGQLTQTTDVDNYPGYPEGISGPVMMEEFKAQAERFDTEVRIGHVTEVDFTGPVHKVCVDGKEWIEAHTIIISTGASAKWLGLESEIRLRDIGGGVSACAVCDGFFYKGQDVAIVGAGDTAAEEASYLAKLCNKVYMLVRRDEMRASRAMQHRVNSLENIEILWNTETLEVLGEDSVTGVRVVNNKTQEESTLDVTGFFVAIGHKPNTDIFKGWLDIDEVGYIIPEPGSAKTKIDGVFVSGDAADKVYRQAVTAAGTGCMAALDAERYLAAKGIH